tttgtcaaaactatttgacatattgcttttaaactttgaacacttgtttatcatcatgatttcaatctgtaggcaagagtacataactctgacaacttttttggctgaattatggcacttTTCGGACTTTGAAAtgggttcacacattgccatttagtgcaagacttatcgaaatccgcaaatacaggaacattgtctaatcttgtttttatgccccaagcatctactgatgcgggaggcatatagtgattgttctgtctgtccgttcgtccatatgaggtaaaccaaatgggaccgtttcgtctagcattaataccccttactagaatgacttgatactaatgcagatgtaacctgtgaccattcatcatcttcagacatcacctgaccttagtttgaccttgacctcattctggacttaggttgctttatatgggccatctcttggttaaccaaatgggaccgttttgtctagcatcaataccccttactagaatgacttgatactaatgcagatgtaacctgcaaccattcctcatcttcagacatcaacTGACCTCAGTCCTTGACctctttttggacttaggttgctttatattggccatctcttggttaaccaaatgggaccgtttcgtctagcatcaataccccttactagaatgacttgatactaatgcagatgtaacctgtgaccattcctcatcttcaaacctcacctgacctcagtttgaccttgacctagcttttcttaggtgcaaaatctatcgacaaggatgccactgggggcattaAGCGTTTATTAAACGCGGATCCATGTTTCTTTTGTCTgatgtggtaatattttgaccccattcttcaatcaattcttcaaatagtctagcgagctgtcatctgacagctcttgtttattttcatcatacGTTCAAACTTGTGATTGATCATTATAAGGTATAGATATTCATTTTATTTGGATGTTGTATTGTTTTTAGCTGGGTCATGGGccctgttctttttttttcaggataaatGTTCCTGCAATGTTCCTGAATCTTTCTTTAGATATtgttcattttgattaaaatcaaagcCTTATGACAGGAATATGAATATAGATCTTAACAGTTTTGACTTGGTAGAGATATTCAAATAAAGATCAGTTTTTTTCTAAAGAAGAATATAAACAAAGATTCAAGAgtacaatttatttaatttttgtaaaacatttccgtcagttgtaaataatttcaacatATCAAGTTCTAATGGATGCATGTGACCTGGGATAACCAATGAATGTAATGGCTCTCCAAGGTCACAGGAAGTCATACTCTTCAGTGTGGAGGTACATATAGTCTGTGTTTCTGCTCCCACTCTGGCTACACCAACACATATACTGTCTTCATGTAATACTGAAATACAAATAGACATTTGTAATATATCATGTCACATTGAAATAGAAGTAAATCTGacatattgcatttatttttgaaattttttgtgaTCCTTGAAATGTGATGTAAATGAATGTCAttgtaactttatttttaaaatgctgttgCAGAGGAACATTTGAAACTgtacttaaaattttatattttgtactatATTACAGATATGTACTTTTAGCTTATTTACAATATATGTACATTCCATATGGCTGTGATATTATTTTGCCTTAAATACAGTAATAAGTAAATACCCATTTGCgagtttcaacttttatatcccTCCACAAAATGTTAGTATTAAGGAAGTGGATCTGTAATGACAATTGGCAACTGCTGTTTGATTATTCTCTGCATGcaattttagcattttattgaCAGAATGCCATGTGCTTGTTGAGCTATCTCTACAGCCCGCAGAATGCCAAAAGAACATACGAGAGTCATAATTGCACGGAAATTGTCAACTGTCATTATGGATCCAATAGTATAACAACCCTGCAAGAAAGTTCATATTCAGAAAGGTTTCTGTGCCTTGGCTTTTGAAATCAAACAGAAAACTATAAAATTAATCATAACGGATGAAAATATtctgcatttttagcttgactatttaaaGAATATGGACAGATATTACCTGCCCTGTGTTAAAATTTTATGGCAAGCTTTTCAGTTCCATTACATCATCTTACCTACTGCTCCTACCATCATTAAACTTCATATAAGGGGTGATCTTGGTAAGGGGCAGACATCTGACAGTTTAGGGTCAGGTAtccaaaaggtcaaggtcagtgggGTCAGTTCTCAATTTTGCTTTTTCACTGTCATTTGTCATTTTCACTTCTTTATGGTAAACTTATTCAAACATTAGTTGAGCGCAATGTCTTTCCAAAGTTCTTGTTATCATTAACTAAACAATATACCTAAGATTTATCAAGCAAGTatcttttcttgaaaaatatcatCACAATtcctttatgtttttgttttaaaagtaaatcagCTTCATTGCTATGCACACTTAAAGTTTcataataaagtaaaaataataattgagATAGTTAAGTTTTTGTTAGCTATATAGGGGGAATGCAGAATGTTTAAGTACTAACTGCTGTCCATAAAGCATTTCATGCATAAGATATTAATATTCTTCttctcttcttcttcttggcaTTCACCAGGTATTTATACTGATAAGTGAACAAGAGTgccatagtggtgtgggagacatactgatttactcctgtcttttcaagaccatcccacgaaagccaagctagatggctacacaaagaatcggctcaaatgTAGCAGCTttgtacatgaggcaaagaaactcaaccgagagttcaaaacagAGCTGAGCaaaccaacgactcccctagatagtgaagacattataaacccactagcgattgatctgtcctcagtgattgtgagacttgctgttcctcgtcttcaccgcgggaagcaagaggatgaaggtattcggaagagtctcacacttgctatgatcaatggagactatcctccggaatcatggactcatgtctatacagacggatcagccacatgcgccgtcaaagatggaggagcaggagttttcattcaatacccatctggcaagagagaaacactacatgcagccacaggaaaacactgcagcaattacaaggcagagactgaagcactcatgaaggccctctccatggttgaagactcggcagaagaaagctcctcagtcatctttctcacagatgcactgtctgtcatggaagctctgatcaacaataaagctccgcagctagccaggagaatgcagagcctgagtataacctgcaaagtagcaattcagtggattccatcccattgtgaaCTTgaaggcaatgaagaggcagacaaactggctaagctaggagctcagtcaaagcaaccaacagaacctgtgagttacaaggagaaagtcaccatcatcaaggcactaacgagaccaaggatggaggaagatgcttttcatcttcttgatcggtctgaacaagtgatgatggtccgctcagggcacaacaagctcaatgcttacatgtacaagaaatacagactggcatcatcgccaacttgtccatgtggtaaAGAtaagactgcggagcatatacttcagagatgtaaaaagcatgaccaggagcgagctgcgacttggccgatagatacctcaatccaccagaaactgtatgaaggcattgaggatctgcggcaaaccacaagtttcatcaaggctactggtctgacagtgtagtcgtgAACGACAGGAAGAAGAAgtctcctgtctgtgtgtgtgtctgtctgtctgtcacaaagcttgtccacactctaagtcgaacatttctcatccgatcttcaccaaacttgaacaaaatgtgtttgccaataagtccttggccaagttcgataactagccaaatcggcccaggcacttcggaattatggcccttgaaacttgtttttgatcatcaaagcactcaaagtctaataaggcagttgaggtcttggtgcatggttgactcatatactaccattcaaatgattaggcagttgtgggagacatgtgcttttctcaaaagcagctctagttgaaGATGAAGTTAGCAGCACATTCTCTTCCTCTCGTGCTTCAATTTTATTAATGGCAGATGTGCACACTGCAGCGGCAACAGATTAATTGCCATAACACGTCTGTTGCCAGACCTGTTATACTAAAATCCAGATATTAAAGGCTAACTCGAAGAAATACAATTCTGATATAAGAAAATTttgcttttacaaaaattttgacaaagtcaCTTGAAAGTAACTCATCTACTGAAGACTTTGTTTCATCCTTGGATTTTTACtaaatttacattcattttaatgtttaggAATAGTTTTTTCAATGACATAAAAAAAGAGATTTAACTTACATAaatctgtctgtccatcagaTTTTTTATTTTCTACTATCTCTACCAGTTGTTCTGCTGCTTTACTCACTGACATATAGCGAGGTGGCTCATAGATTTTTCTGCCTCTGAAATGTATCGGAACAGTATATTCTGTCAGCCTTAAAATCATGTCACTGGAGGCatacaaattaaacaagagcttgagcttgtagaacacgaaatgccccccttggtgcattcagtaactgcacaaggaacagaaactatttggtcacagtgcactggacatttgacatactgacctcaaatcaataattatgggtcatttaccagtcataagtgatcTCCAtaacaaatgtgatcttagaccaaagcattctctagttatttggcaaaaaaagttctactgttctaggtaaatgtgactttgacctttgacctcaataggggtcatctgatggtcatgatcaacatcgctattaagtttcgtgatccttggcccaagtgttctaaagttatcatccggaaatggtttaacaatgagaccttgacctttgaataactaacctcaaaataaatatgggtcatccgttggtcataatcaacctccctatcaagttttgtgatcctaggcccaagcgttctcaagttatcatccggaaatggtttaactgttccgtaaaactgtgaccttgactttttccctactgatctcaaaatcagtaggggtcatctgttggtcatgatcaacttccctatcaacttccgTGATCTTAgacccaagccttctcaagttattgtctggaaactgtttaactgttcctggtcaccgtgaccttgacctttgacctactaatctcaaaatcaataggggtcatttgctgctcatgatcaacctccctatcaactttcatgatcctaggcccaagcattcttgagttaccatccggaaatgTTAGacctgttctgggtcaatgtgaccttgaactttggcctactgatctctaaatcaatagaggtcatctgttggtcatgatcaacctccctattaagtttcatgatcctaggcccaagtgttttcaagttatcatccagaaactgtttaactgttcctggtcactgtgaccttgatctttgacctactagactcaaaatcaataagttttgtgatcctaggcccaagccttctcaagttattgtccggaaactgttctaactgttccgggtcactgtgaccttgacctttgacctattaatctcaaaatcaataggggtcatctgatggtcatgaacaaactccctattaactttcatgatcctaagcccaagcgttcttgagttatccacCGGAAActattggtctacataccgactggcataccgactgacatctgcaaaacaatataccatcCTTCTTCAAAGAGGGACATAAAAATGCAAGACATAGACACTcaacaaaatgattatttgaCTGGGGTTCACATcgttttttaacattatttaagtTAAGTAATGATGGTCAGTCAATTTACCCAGATTTTGAACACTgtaccagtactgacttgttctccgcAAACAACATTGAATATTTTTCCACATTATTCAGAGATGAATGACAAATTACTTAAAACAAGGTTTCTTCTGCCAAATTCTCTGAAAACTTTTCAATGGCGaagtttttccttaatttttctgtaaatataagATAAATCCATCAATGTTTTACTTCATTCTAAAGAACTCAGGGGTGGTTAAtaggaactttttaaatttttaaaatatcttgattttgattttgaatttaccATCAAAATGACTGATGGAGTATTTCCCATTGTAAATATCAGTCAATTTTGACACCAGTTGATTTTTAATGCAATTCCGACTATTTGTGAATGAATTGTTAAAAACATTCAGGATATCATAGTTagcataaaagaaacatttccaCAATCAGTGAGATGTTGTCAAGCCAGCCATTCATACAGTAGAAAATTATCTTATTTCCGTTCTATTTTAAACTGTTGACTTACTTCATAAGATTTTCTATACTTTGTTCTTTCACTTTGATATCTGAAATAAATCAAATCACAGtgataaatttagaaataaatcaaaTCGCAGTGATGAATTTAGGCAGGTATTTCCTTAATgtgtattcatttaaataattgaatttaaactttgtttctgataaaaacaatttttagagCTAAGcaaaaagttttcttttcaacAGACTAATGTGAGATTCATTAAGTTAACGGATCCAAGATGTGTTTTTTGCCAGTTTCAATTGCCAAATTCAAAGAGGAAGGAGCAGATTTTGACTGTAGCGTACACAATCTCTTGTATGTGCTATACagaacaaaatttaaactaatggtgacaaaatgcccccgcagcgccttggcctttgacctggtgaccttgacctttgacctggtgaccccaaagtcagtaggggtcgtgtactcaataagtactatcagcatgtgaagtttaaaggtcctgggtgcagtggtttgcgagtaaagtgccttcatgcaaaaagttaatgtgacgaacgaatgaacgaactaacggacggacagttgaaaactaatatgcctccctttgggggcataaaaagaagacACTGTGTATATTCAGCTGAAGTTTGAACACTTTTTCCATAACAGAAagtaaaataattagataaaactTATAATGGTCCGGTAAAAATTCAGCCTTACCTAGAAGACACAAAGTATGCATGCCTCTCTGAAGATTGgtacatattttatcataaaaactgTCTGGTTTCCACGATTCATCCCAAAATACAATTGATACGGTCTCTCCAAAGTTATACAGctgtaataaatgataaatgcACATGTCAAACATAACAGTTTATCAAGCTAGGATACAATGTAACTGAACACAGTCAACCTAAGTAAAGCCTGCTTATATAGGCCACTATAGCACTATTTTCTCTTCCTGTTTAACCATAACATATATTTACCTGTTTTGAGAGAATACCTATCAAGAAAGGCCACTCTTTGTTTCTAAGGGTGATCTTtataaacaggtttgactgtagtaaGAAATACATACTAAATGAACTTTAAGGTACTGCACTGAAGAATATGTTTGAACTAccaatgacatacatgtacagcCAGAATGAACTAccaatgacatacatgtacagcCAGAATGAACTAccaatgacatacatgtacagcCAGAATGAACTACCAACGACATACATGTACAGCCAGAATGAACTACCAAAGACATACATGTACAGCCAGAATGAACTAccaatgacatacatgtacagcCAGAATGAACTAccaatgacatacatgtacagcCAGAATGAACTACCAAAGACATACATGTACAGCCAGAATGAACTACCAATGACATTCATGTACAGCCAGAATGAACTACCAACGACATACTGAGCTACCAATGGCATACATGTACAGCCAGAATGAACTAccaatgacatacatgt
The sequence above is a segment of the Mercenaria mercenaria strain notata chromosome 3, MADL_Memer_1, whole genome shotgun sequence genome. Coding sequences within it:
- the LOC123525490 gene encoding diphthine methyl ester synthase-like; this encodes MFYLVGLGLGDAKDITVKGLEVVKSAKRVYLEAYTSILTVGKDALESFYGREVILADRDMVETESDALLADSETEDIVFLVVGDPFGATTHTDLVLRARQKGVQYKVIHNASIMNAIGCCGLQLYNFGETVSIVFWDESWKPDSFYDKICTNLQRGMHTLCLLDIKVKEQSIENLMKGRKIYEPPRYMSVSKAAEQLVEIVENKKSDGQTDLLLHEDSICVGVARVGAETQTICTSTLKSMTSCDLGEPLHSLVIPGHMHPLELDMLKLFTTDGNVLQKLNKLYS